Below is a genomic region from Gemmatimonadaceae bacterium.
GACCGGAGTGGGATGCCGCCGACCACGACTTCGCGGCGGCGTGGCGGGCGCAGCCGAAATGGGTCGTCTCGCATACGCTCACCTCGGTCGGCGCAAACGCCACACTCGTCACGGAGAGCGTCGACGCGTTTGTGCGCCGACTGAAGAAGGAGGTCGAGGGTGAGATCGACGTCGCCGGGCCCGCCCTCGCAGCGAGCCTGACCGACCTCGGTCTGATCGACGAGTATCGTCTCTACTTCCGCCCGTTCGTACTTGGCGGCGGCAAGCCGTACTTTGCCGGCGCCAGGCCGCCGCTCCGCATCATCGCCAGCGATCGTGTTGGCGAGGATGCGGTTCGGCTGACGTGCGTCCCAGCCTGAGCATGCTTCGCGGGGGCACCGGCGAGTCAGACTCGACGCTCCAGCCGGTCGGCCACGCTTACGAGGGTGAACGTCCGATCGCTTTCGGGTGGTTCGCGTTTTGTGTCGTGGTCGCAGCGTTGCCGCTCGTAGACCGCCGGACGATAGCTGGGGAACAACACCGAAGTCCAGACAAGCCTTTAAGCGCCGCGGAGTAAGCGCGCCGGCTCGGCTTTGAGCGCGCGCCACGAGGGCGCGGCGCACGCCGCGGCCGCCGTGCCGATGATGGTCAGCGCCACCGCGGCGTAAGTCGCGGCGTCGGTGGCTCGCACACCAAACAAGAAATGCGAGACCACGCCGCGCATCGCGATCGACGCGATGATCCCGGCGCCCACGCCGCCGACGACGAGCACGAGCCCTTCGCGCGCGACCAATGCCAACACTCGCGAGCGCGTTGCGCCAAGCGCTACGCGAATCGCGATCTCGGGAAGCCGCTGCGCCACATTGTGGGCGACGACGCCCGAGAGCCCTGTTGCGGTGAGCACGAGCGCCAGCACGGCGAACACTCCGACGAGCGTGGTCGTGAGGCGCGGCTCCACCAACTGCGCGCCACGCGCTTGGTCGAGCGTCTCGACGTTTGAAACGGACTGTTGCGGATCCACGTCGCGGACAGCGGCGCGCACCGCCTGCTCGACGGTCGGCACAGGGCCAGCCGCGCGAGCGAACACGCGAACGTCGTACAGCGACGACGACGCGAGAATCGGCAGATAGACGGCGTCGGCCACTTCGGGATCGGCAAGGCGGTGCCGCACGTTGCCGACCACTCCCACCACCTCGCGCCACGTTCGCCCACCGTCAAACGTGATACGCGTCCCGATCGGATCCTGCCCGTTCCAATATTCCTCGACCAGGCGCTCGCTGATGATCGCCGGTGCGGTGAGGGTGTCGCGATCGAGCGGCGAAAACGGCCGGCCGCGGACGAGCGGAATCCCGACGGTCCGAAAGTACTTCGGCGAAACGGCCGTGACCTCGGCGCGCGGCGGAGGGCTGCCGGCGACAAGATCGGATGCGCGATCGATGCTGAACCGCTGCTCGCTCATACCGCCCGGTTGGAGTGGCGACGCGCTGGCCACTGCCGTTGATCTCACCCCCGGCAACGCGCCGAGCCGCTCGACGAGTGCGCGCGCGAGTGCCTCTTGCTTGGCCGGCGTATCGTACTTCGTGAAGTTCAACTCGAGCTGGGCGGTCAACACGTCGCGAAGTTCGATGCCGGCGTCTACCCGCTCGAGCGTGATCAAGCTGCGCCCAATGAGTCCCCCGCCAACGAGCATCACGAAGGCCAGCGCTACCTGCGCGGCGACGAGGAGCCCTCGGACGCGATGCTCGCGCGGCGTCGCTCCTGAACCAACGTTGCCGGCGCGAAGCGCGCCGACAAGATCTCGGCGGCCGCGCGCGTGAAGGAACGGCACCGCGGCGACCGCGAGCGCGATGATCACGCACAGCCCAGCGGCGAAGAGGAACACAGGCCCGCTCATCGCGATCTCGTCGGCCCGCGGTGTAAAGCGCGTCGCGAAGGTGCGCAGCAATCCCAGACCACTGCCGGCGATGGCGACGCCAACGGCGGCGGCGGCGACGCTCAGCATCAGGTTTTCCAGCGCGAGCTGGCGATAGAGACGCGCGCCACCTCCGCCGAGGGCGACCCGCAAGGCGAACTCGCGCGACCGCCGCAACTGTCGCGAAAGCGCGAGCGTGGCCACGTTGGCGACCGCCACGAGCAGCAGAAACACCGCGGTGGCGAGAAGCATGTAGAGAATGGGTTTCGCGCGCTTGGTCATCTCGTCGCGGGCGTTCGTGGCCACGAGACCCATGCGCAGCGCCGCTGGGTACGCGGCCGGATACGTCGCGTGCGCGCGCGCGCTGAGCGTCGAGAGCTCGCTCGCCGCCTCTTGTTCTGGGACATCGGGCTTGCGAATACCGAATGCCCGCAGCATGCGGTGGTCGCGCGTGGTCGCCATCCATTCTGAGGTGCGGAAGGGACAGGCGCCGATTGGCATCCACACGTCGTTCTCTTCCGGGTACCCGGGGAGCGGCGGCAGCACGCCGACGACGGTGTGCACGCGATCGTTCATCGTGAACTTCGTCCCAACGATGGACGAATCGCCGTGAAACTGATTCATCCAGAATCCATGACTGAGCACGACGACGGGCGCGGCACCCACCGCTTCCTCGCCCGGCCGGAACGTGCGTCCGAGCGCGGGCTTGACGCCGAGCATGTCGAAGAAGCCGTCCGAAACGACGCCAGTCGTCACGCGAAGCGGATCGCCGTGTCCGTAGAGCTGGAACGTCAACGTGTGGTATTCGGCAACGGCGCTGAAGGCACGCGTGTCGCGGCGCAGGTCCGCCACCTCGAGAGCCGAGAGGCCCTCGTCGGATGAACGGGCCGATGGCTGTCGGAAATGGACGAGGCGATCGCCGTTCGCCATCGGCAGGCGTTGAACCAGCACGCCGTTCACCATGCTGAAGATCGCGGTGGCGGCGCCGATGCCAATCGCGAGCGTGACGATGGCCGTGAGCGAGAAGGCGAATGACTTGGCGAGCGTGCGCGCGGAGTACCGCGCGTCTTGGATCAGGTTGTCGAGCATGCCTGGCCTATGCGGGGTTCCCCTTTCCCCAACATCCATACCCGACATCCATCATACGAATGAAGCGAGTGCAGCGCCAATCGAAGCGTGCTCGTTCGGCGCGGGATTTTCGTTGGAGGCGTTCGCTCTTGCCTTTGCGGCCATCACGGTCGTGAGCTGGCGGTACCTCTTCATCATACCGATCGCGTTGTCAATCGCGATCACGGTTTGTCTAACTGCGGCAGCATGGGTTTCGGGGAAGCAGGTTGTCCCGCGATCCCTGTGATTCATCTCATTGGCCCAGGCGGCGCCGGAAAGAGCACCGCGGCTCCGTATGTCGCCGCGCTCCTCGACGGGTCAGTACTCGACCTCGACCGCGTATTCGAAGTGGCGCACGGCGATATCGATCGGTTCATTCGCGTACATGGGTACGCGGCTTATGCCGCGGCAAACGTCGAGATCTACCTCGAACGCGGGTCGAGGAGCTCGGCCGTCGCGGCTCTCTCGTCAGGATTCATGACCTATTCCGCAGACGTGCATCCTGCGATCGCTGGGCTGCAACGAGAATTGGCTGCCGCGCCGACAACCGTCCTCCTGCTTCCGTCGCTCGACCTCGAGATTTGTGTCGCCGAAACGCTTCGACGTCAGGCAATCCGCCCATTGGCGATCCGTCGGTCAGCGGGGCGCGAGGAGGCCGTCATCCGAAAGCGGTTCGCCCACTATCGTCAGCTCACGTCGCGCGTGGTGACTACGATGCGGCCGGCATGGGTCGTGGCGCGCGAGGTCGTGGCCGCGATCAAGCCAGGCGCGGCGCGGCAGCGGCGATCATGCGCGCCAGACCCTTTTCCGCCATTTTCGCCCACTGCCAGCTGACCTTCAACCGCAGCGGAGCGCGCAAGCCGGCCGTCGTGCACAGGAGGTTCACGTCGCATCCCGGCGCTTCCGCACTCTCCGACTTACACTCCCAAACACGACCTTCTTCGTCAGTCACTTTCCGCGATGACATCGTCCGTTTCTCCATGGAGGTTCTACTGCGAAAACCACTACCCGGAGATGGATTGGGCGAACCACATGGAAGTAACCGACCATCAACATCATGTGAGAGGAATTGCTAGCCCCCGGTGAGCTTCGTCACGTCGTCGCTGGCCAATTCTGGCCGCATCGCTCGCCTGGCCACGGCGAGCGAGCCGGAGGCACAGATCGCGGAAGCGAGCGCGAACGCGGGGGCAATCATTAGTACGTCGCCCCAACCAAGGGACGCGATCTTGGCGAAGAGGGCTGATAAGAGAAGGCCGCCCGTCGCGCCCCATCCCGCGAAGCGCGGAAGCGACATCTGGTCAAACCCGCGACGGCCTTCGGTGAGCACGAGGACGCCGGAGAACGTGACGCCGGCAATGAAGCCGAGTACGCCGAAGATGATCGGGAACGGGGCGTCGGGGTTGAAGCCAAGCAACCAACGCGGCACGAGGCCCGCGGCGGACCATACGGCTCCCCAGGTAAAGCCCATCCCGATCGCGCCACGAATGCGTCGCAGCCACTTCCGCATGATTGCCTCCGACCCTTCCCGCCGCAGCTGTTGTGCTCGTCGTGCGCCAAGCTCTTTGTGGCGTAAAGTACTACTGAGGCGGGTGGGGCTCAAGCCGCTAAACAGCCTCCCCTCGCGCCTGCCTTCGTCGACGCCCTTGTGTGTCGTCCTGACCAACCGTACTCAGTATCGCGCTAACGCCTTGTTGCGGCATCCCCAAATCTCTTCACTCCATGCGACGTGCGCTCGGCATCCTCTTTTTTGTTGGCCCCTTCATCGCGGGGGCCGTCGCTGCCTCGAGTGCGCGACATGACCTCCGCCTGATCGCGATGGCCGTCGTCGCAACGAGCGCAGCGTGGCTACTTCGTCCTAGCGCCAAAGCCGGCGCCGGTAGGATTGCCCTCACCTTTGCTGCCGCTGCCGTCGCCGCTGTCGGAACGGCCATCGTCGCCGGTGCCCGCGCTCCATTCGGTGTGATCGCAGTCGCCGCTGTAGTTGCCGGCTTCGCGACCGTTGCCGCCGTCCTGCTCTCGACGGCTCGAGGATCGCCAACCGGCTCCTCGGTCGGCCAACCGAACGAACGCTGAGGCTGACGTTCGGCTCACACGCCCGTGGTACCGCGGCGGCCCGCTCTCTAGTTCGTTCCCCTTCCTGACATTCACAGCCCCCGTCGCTCTGAGTAGCGCGTGGAAAGCGGCCGTCATAGAATCGATGACTATGACCGAGCGACGGTACGACGACGAAGAAGTCCGCGAGATTTTCAGTCTTGCGACCACGGGCGACGCGCGTGGTCGGTCGCTGCCTGCCGAATCCGGCGGAATGACCCTGGATGAACTTCAGCGGATCGGTCATGAGGCGGGCATCGAGCCGGCGCGAGTCGCGCAAGCCGCGGAGAAGCTCCACGCCCGCGGGCGGCCGGCGCCCGTGCGGCGATCCTTTGGGATGCCCGTCGGAGTGTCGCGCGTGGTCGATCTGCCGCGCGCGCCCACGGACCGCGAGTGGGAGCAACTGATATCTGAATTCCGAACCACGTTCGGAGTGCACGGCCGCGCGACGACTTCCGGCGGGCTCCGCGAATGGTCTCATGGCAACCTCCACGTCTCGGTCGAGCCGACCGAGCATGGTGAGCAGCTTCGTCTCACCACGTTGAAGGACGACGGCATTGCGCTCAACATTCTCGGAGTCATGATGAGCGTGGTGTCGGTGCTCTTCAGTTCAGTGGTCGCCGCGGCCGGCAAGCCGGAGAAGGCGTTGCTGTTTCTCGGCATGTTCGGCGGAATGGCGGTGGCCGCGTTCGGAGCCAACCTGCTTCGCTTGCCGCGGTGGGCGCGCGAGCGCGAGCACCAGATGGAGGCCATTGCCGAGCACACAGTGAAGCTGCTGTCCAATTCGTAGGCAGCGGCAATCCGTGTGTCCGTGACGATTCGAGAGTTCTGGCGCTCCCCCTTCATCGCGCCCCGGATAGCCTTGGTGT
It encodes:
- a CDS encoding dihydrofolate reductase family protein, with the protein product PEWDAADHDFAAAWRAQPKWVVSHTLTSVGANATLVTESVDAFVRRLKKEVEGEIDVAGPALAASLTDLGLIDEYRLYFRPFVLGGGKPYFAGARPPLRIIASDRVGEDAVRLTCVPA
- a CDS encoding ABC transporter permease, whose translation is MLDNLIQDARYSARTLAKSFAFSLTAIVTLAIGIGAATAIFSMVNGVLVQRLPMANGDRLVHFRQPSARSSDEGLSALEVADLRRDTRAFSAVAEYHTLTFQLYGHGDPLRVTTGVVSDGFFDMLGVKPALGRTFRPGEEAVGAAPVVVLSHGFWMNQFHGDSSIVGTKFTMNDRVHTVVGVLPPLPGYPEENDVWMPIGACPFRTSEWMATTRDHRMLRAFGIRKPDVPEQEAASELSTLSARAHATYPAAYPAALRMGLVATNARDEMTKRAKPILYMLLATAVFLLLVAVANVATLALSRQLRRSREFALRVALGGGGARLYRQLALENLMLSVAAAAVGVAIAGSGLGLLRTFATRFTPRADEIAMSGPVFLFAAGLCVIIALAVAAVPFLHARGRRDLVGALRAGNVGSGATPREHRVRGLLVAAQVALAFVMLVGGGLIGRSLITLERVDAGIELRDVLTAQLELNFTKYDTPAKQEALARALVERLGALPGVRSTAVASASPLQPGGMSEQRFSIDRASDLVAGSPPPRAEVTAVSPKYFRTVGIPLVRGRPFSPLDRDTLTAPAIISERLVEEYWNGQDPIGTRITFDGGRTWREVVGVVGNVRHRLADPEVADAVYLPILASSSLYDVRVFARAAGPVPTVEQAVRAAVRDVDPQQSVSNVETLDQARGAQLVEPRLTTTLVGVFAVLALVLTATGLSGVVAHNVAQRLPEIAIRVALGATRSRVLALVAREGLVLVVGGVGAGIIASIAMRGVVSHFLFGVRATDAATYAAVALTIIGTAAAACAAPSWRALKAEPARLLRGA
- a CDS encoding shikimate kinase, with product MIHLIGPGGAGKSTAAPYVAALLDGSVLDLDRVFEVAHGDIDRFIRVHGYAAYAAANVEIYLERGSRSSAVAALSSGFMTYSADVHPAIAGLQRELAAAPTTVLLLPSLDLEICVAETLRRQAIRPLAIRRSAGREEAVIRKRFAHYRQLTSRVVTTMRPAWVVAREVVAAIKPGAARQRRSCAPDPFPPFSPTAS